In one window of Syngnathus scovelli strain Florida chromosome 22, RoL_Ssco_1.2, whole genome shotgun sequence DNA:
- the nopchap1 gene encoding NOP protein chaperone 1, translating to MDKNSKPNSRDLLSCGSGGGFVEKLLLKPPTVLKTERLPRSSVMERLQSFLPQIAEANKKLKQQIEETSAGHFDIEDVEAAERVIEMDVALVELSGSDTESEEDEEDSSESDEEESEIVLTERNLKLPGHKGKKQHINIQVVDEPEK from the exons ATGGACAAAAACAGTAAACCAAACTCACGAGATTTGCTGTCATGTGGTAGTGGTGGAG GTTTCGTTGAGAAGCTGCTCCTTAAACCACCGACTGTCCTGAAGACGGAAAGACTTCCACGAAGTAGCG TGATGGAACGGCTGCAGAGTTTCTTACCGCAGATTGCGGAAGCCAATAAAAAGCTGAAGCAGCAGATTGAAGAAACTTCTGCAGGACATTTCGACATTGAGGATGTCGAGGCTGCAGAGAGAGTTATCGAGATG GACGTCGCGTTGGTAGAGCTCAGTGGATCTGATACCGAgtcggaggaggacgaggaggattcTTCCGAGTCTGACGAGGAGGAATCAGAGATTGTTTTAACTGAGCGCAATCTCAAATTACCAGGACACAAAGGCAAGAAGCAGCACATAAACATCCAGGTTGTGGATGAGCCGGAGAAATAA